In Rhizophagus irregularis chromosome 24, complete sequence, the sequence GTATTCTAGTTACAATCGCCACTATTGGGCTTCCCTAATTCATGTATCGTGGCTGTGCTGAAGATCCAGAATATGGCTTATGTCGCATAGcctcataaattttaattccaaGTCTTgcttataattaaatattaaatttcgtgttaatgctttttttttaaaaaaaaaaaagcataacGAACTAGATAAAGTAGCTTGCACGTAAATACGTAAATTAATATTCagaatcataataaaatacaaaatcatggtttcaataataattacaataatgaCTCTCCTTGGTTTGCAACTTTCTTCGGTTAATTCTTACGTCCCACGATTGCAGGCTTATAGAATTAGCCGAGATGGCGAAGCCAAACTTGATTGTAAtgttatttgtattataaaatctattcTTATTTGTATTctacttttattattctttgttCTTACTGTAATAGTTTTATGGGATTGTTATAtgagaaaatttaaaaaataataatttcaaagaaTAGAAGAATGTTTGTTTtctgtattttataattaggtGATATAAAGTAGAAAATTGactaaatttactttaatttgaCCGACCACGCgggtttttattttttttgaacaaaaattttttattatctgatcacgttataattttgtaattttggtggatattatataacaaatataacaaatatatactATTTGGGTAAATTCAATacatatttctaatttatcacgtgatataattttagacaaaatataaaattcgaGATTCCCTCACTATTTTTCATTcacattttatataatctgTAATAGTTATATCTTAAATTCTTAATTTCtcatatttatcaaatatttttaacgtgaaaagtttcaataaaattattatgggATGGAAGATTTATTAAACATACGTCGTACCTATTACTGGATTTAACGTCTAATAACATGTACTGTACTAGAAAAAATGAAAGCTTTACAATTACTCAgttagttatttaatttaagaagctttattattattaatattattataaacttcaTTGATAACaaaacttttatctttattataaaactaaatGTCAAACACATAAATAgctaagaatataaaaatgtcaaataaaatactgactataaacaaaatacatgTCTATATACcatacatattaaattttactaacaaaatttataatatctttgttaagatctttaatattttcccATAATGGACAATGACCAacttctttataaaaaatagtttcaaCATTTTGACCCAAAGAAGCAAAATATAGACTATGTTCCATATCAactattatatcattttcacCAATTATGTGTAAGGTAGGTATAGATATAGTACTATAAAATTCCGCTAAACTAAATGGagctaaaaaaaagaagaagagtAAGTagaatgaatataaattcgaaAACTGAGAAATGTGAGAAAATCGAGAAAACTAAAAGAAAACCGATTTTTATACTTACTAATAACTGATAGACGATATTCTAAAGGAGCCACAGCAGCACTACccaaaaataaaagttttaattcaTCACTAAATGGTTTATAactatttaaactaaaaattccATCCATTCCAGAAACAACTTTAAACCAATCATCTTGAGGATCAATCAAgtcttgaaaaaaaagtgctattttatcattatcagcTGCTTTACGTGTATTATTAACGAAACCACTAATTGACATGAGACCATGAATCATTATATCTggataatttttcataaaactTAAAGAAATAGGCACTCCAATTGACCATCCAactaatacaatttttttttctttaaaatcatatTCAGAAGAAAGTTTACTAATCAAAGCGAAAAGGTCAGTAGCATGTAAATCAAGTGAGTATGAGTTACTATTATCAATATTACTCATATATCTAGTAAAAATGTCATCATTTAAATCAGTCGAGTATAAATTCATGTTTGGTTTATCACTATTACCCATACCACGATAATCATATCTTACAAGATGaaatttttcacaaatttcaGGGTCAAACCACTGTGGATCCCAACTTATTCTTGATGTTAAAAATCCActtgaaaatataattgtgGGATTTTTTGGATCACCTTTTTCTtctacaaaaatatttacaccATTTTCACTTgtaacataataatttttagaacCATCATCCGCGGGAAAGGTGTATAATGGAACTTGTGCGACGGTTACTGCGGATACGGTGagaaatgcaaaaataaaacccgaaaataatttaaataatttcatgtttaaaataaatatttatcggttaaagaaaaaaaaaaaagatctttatttatttcttttttatataaaaatttaatcgaTTCGTTAAATGGATTATTAAAGgctatgattattattaaaatgagaAACCGAAATTGGTTGTGTGTTGATTTATTTTCACCAAAATTTTTGTATGCACAAGTCCAAAGTAGACATTTCAAGCCAAATTTGGTTTAttcatttacaaatttttagaaaatgaaatttctgATTATtacaatgataaattaattttatgaatgaTAAATTAGCCTATTATTCCTCAAAACCGAATAAGTAAATGACATGCTATAATTACCAAATTGGATTTGAATTCGTGTaacgtataaaattttaaaatttttaaggtgagaaattataaaaatattttatggtgCTTTCTGTTTTATCTAAATTAACCGGAATTCatcaatttatttcaatattataactGGTACAGAGGCGCTTGAATTACAAGATGATGcttgtaaatttttgaatgaatAAAACCCTGAGACATAATGTCCGTCTCATCTATACTAGCCGTAAACCTTATTGGCCTTCCTTTTATAGCATGTAAA encodes:
- a CDS encoding uncharacterized protein (SECRETED:cutsite_VSA-VT; SECRETED:prob_0.4219); SECRETED:SignalP(1-19), whose protein sequence is MKLFKLFSGFIFAFLTVSAVTVAQVPLYTFPADDGSKNYYVTSENGVNIFVEEKGDPKNPTIIFSSGFLTSRISWDPQWFDPEICEKFHLVRYDYRGMGNSDKPNMNLYSTDLNDDIFTRYMSNIDNSNSYSLDLHATDLFALISKLSSEYDFKEKKIVLVGWSIGVPISLSFMKNYPDIMIHGLMSISGFVNNTRKAADNDKIALFFQDLIDPQDDWFKVVSGMDGIFSLNSYKPFSDELKLLFLGSAAVAPLEYRLSVITPFSLAEFYSTISIPTLHIIGENDIIVDMEHSLYFASLGQNVETIFYKEVGHCPLWENIKDLNKDIINFVSKI